Proteins encoded within one genomic window of uncultured Desulfobacter sp.:
- a CDS encoding exonuclease domain-containing protein: protein MISTVNSSHRINIEGGKEILSIVNAINLFADHYENLQKNIQEEINRKRAELKIEKNMLASFFDELPQGIIACNTEGQINLFNKKAKILEAESHIIGIGRSIFNIIDKEIITNALYEINVKKPEKHVVASSSFITLSPSNVLIKADISPIADQRDNFAGFIVVFYNIGKDFELYTKIDNIFKGTANEILSYLDKIKNQSMATPEIAAIEDNLKRSEKTYIKKIKERLPFLMVSDRDIITTVQKRAREKLNISLRPKFPAHINWIKIETYSFIFAFLSILTILKNKTLQTTFNCSLFKEEHFLAFFFHIPNAQKNWDVFKDENIFLTLKDFLNYHEAQISLSFNGKIDRGIKILIPLAEMKECEHVRNIVIARDAYDRPDFFDFDLFTKRQSDSPLNKMPLKDIVYTVFDTETTGLDTRNDEIISIGAVRIVNSRILPAEKFDQLIDPKMDIPLESEKIHGINGEMVKGEPDIKEVLPLFYKFCEDTVLVAHNAAFDMKMFSMKETETKIKFDGPVLDTLLLALIVYPMFEKHNMVAIARFAGIDIVGRHTAIGDASATAQIFLKLIPLLAKKGIHTLNDAIEASKHTLYSKLKY, encoded by the coding sequence GTGATTTCAACAGTAAATTCTTCCCACCGAATAAACATTGAAGGCGGAAAAGAAATTTTAAGTATTGTAAATGCCATCAACCTTTTTGCGGATCATTACGAAAATCTGCAGAAAAATATACAAGAAGAGATAAATCGAAAAAGGGCTGAGCTTAAAATCGAAAAAAATATGCTGGCATCATTTTTTGACGAGCTCCCCCAAGGGATCATCGCCTGCAACACAGAAGGCCAGATAAATCTATTCAACAAAAAAGCCAAAATCCTGGAGGCTGAAAGCCACATCATAGGAATCGGAAGATCTATTTTCAATATTATTGATAAAGAGATCATAACCAACGCGCTTTATGAAATAAACGTAAAAAAGCCTGAGAAACATGTTGTGGCATCTTCTTCTTTCATCACGTTAAGCCCCAGCAATGTTCTGATAAAAGCGGACATCTCACCGATAGCGGATCAACGTGACAACTTTGCCGGATTTATAGTCGTTTTTTACAACATAGGAAAAGACTTTGAGCTTTACACAAAAATCGACAACATTTTTAAAGGCACCGCAAACGAGATCCTTTCCTATCTCGATAAAATAAAAAATCAGAGCATGGCAACGCCGGAAATCGCCGCCATAGAAGACAATTTAAAAAGATCCGAAAAAACCTATATCAAAAAAATAAAAGAACGCCTGCCGTTCCTAATGGTTTCAGACAGAGACATCATAACGACCGTCCAGAAAAGAGCCAGGGAAAAGCTTAACATATCGTTGAGACCTAAGTTCCCAGCTCACATAAACTGGATAAAAATTGAAACTTACTCTTTTATTTTTGCTTTTTTATCCATTTTGACCATTTTAAAAAATAAGACGCTTCAAACAACGTTTAACTGCTCGCTTTTTAAAGAAGAGCATTTTCTGGCGTTTTTTTTTCATATTCCCAATGCCCAAAAAAATTGGGATGTTTTTAAAGATGAAAATATTTTTTTAACGCTGAAGGATTTTTTGAATTATCATGAGGCACAAATCAGTTTAAGTTTTAATGGAAAAATCGATCGAGGAATAAAAATTCTGATACCGCTTGCAGAGATGAAAGAGTGTGAGCATGTGCGCAACATAGTCATTGCGCGAGATGCATACGATCGGCCGGATTTTTTCGATTTCGATCTTTTTACAAAGCGACAATCCGATTCTCCATTGAATAAAATGCCTTTAAAAGACATAGTGTATACGGTTTTCGATACGGAAACCACCGGCCTGGATACCAGAAATGACGAGATAATTTCCATCGGCGCGGTCAGAATCGTAAACAGCAGGATTTTACCTGCAGAAAAATTCGACCAGCTTATAGACCCCAAAATGGATATTCCGCTGGAATCTGAAAAAATTCACGGCATAAATGGAGAGATGGTCAAGGGAGAACCGGATATAAAAGAAGTTCTGCCGCTCTTTTATAAATTTTGCGAAGATACTGTTTTGGTAGCGCATAACGCGGCATTTGATATGAAGATGTTTTCTATGAAAGAGACCGAAACCAAAATAAAATTTGACGGTCCGGTTTTAGACACCCTCCTGCTTGCCTTAATCGTTTATCCGATGTTCGAAAAACATAATATGGTGGCAATCGCCCGCTTTGCCGGAATCGATATTGTAGGACGCCACACGGCGATAGGGGATGCCTCTGCAACGGCCCAGATTTTTCTTAAGCTGATTCCGCTGCTTGCAAAAAAAGGTATTCATACTTTAAACGATGCAATCGAAGCGTCCAAACATACATTATACTCAAAGCTGAAATATTAG
- a CDS encoding response regulator, which yields MAEILVLDDVQDAGILIKRILERKGHKVTPFTEEEEAIAHVAKGGTDLAILDIKLKKMNGVEVLEEMKNKDSGIHVIMLTGYPTIETARESLSLGASAYCVKPIDKDELESKVDEVLKA from the coding sequence ATGGCTGAAATACTGGTCCTGGATGATGTGCAGGATGCAGGTATTCTGATTAAAAGGATACTGGAACGTAAAGGCCACAAGGTCACCCCCTTTACCGAAGAGGAGGAGGCCATTGCCCATGTGGCCAAGGGCGGAACGGATCTTGCCATTCTGGATATCAAGCTCAAAAAAATGAACGGCGTGGAAGTACTTGAAGAGATGAAAAACAAGGATTCCGGTATTCATGTGATCATGCTCACAGGCTACCCCACCATCGAAACAGCCAGGGAAAGCCTTTCCCTGGGTGCATCAGCCTACTGCGTCAAGCCCATTGACAAGGACGAACTGGAATCAAAGGTGGACGAGGTTCTCAAGGCCTGA
- a CDS encoding NAD(+)/NADH kinase, producing the protein MSKQRIGLVIKDEDHAQEKARELIRHIGDRCLVIDTQAQTPPPIPEDLICIVVLGGDGTFLSVARYIGDSDIPLMGIKFGEVGFLAETTEDHLCEVVDTVFKGDYYIQERSRLNIRVVREGQCIVDEDVLNDAVINKAALSRLASCAVYLDDSYLTTYRADGLIVATPTGSTAYSLAAGGPVVYPEVPSIILTPICPFTLTNRPLLIPDHTQVEISLKGSPEDMILTLDGQEGFDMDTCDRIYIQKSNHSVKMLSFEPHSYFKVLKTRLHWSGGRS; encoded by the coding sequence GTGAGTAAGCAACGCATCGGACTTGTAATAAAAGATGAGGACCACGCCCAGGAGAAAGCCCGGGAACTGATCCGGCATATCGGAGACAGATGTCTGGTCATTGATACCCAGGCCCAGACACCGCCCCCCATCCCCGAAGATCTGATCTGCATTGTTGTACTTGGCGGAGACGGTACCTTTTTAAGCGTGGCACGGTATATCGGTGATTCGGACATCCCTTTGATGGGCATCAAATTCGGCGAGGTGGGATTTCTTGCAGAAACTACGGAGGATCATCTTTGCGAGGTGGTTGATACGGTGTTTAAAGGGGATTATTATATCCAGGAGCGTAGTCGTCTCAACATCCGGGTGGTCCGGGAAGGTCAGTGCATCGTGGATGAGGATGTACTCAACGATGCGGTCATCAATAAGGCGGCGCTGTCAAGACTTGCCTCATGCGCCGTGTATCTGGATGACTCCTATTTGACAACCTACCGGGCTGATGGACTGATCGTGGCAACGCCCACGGGCTCTACGGCCTATTCCCTGGCCGCAGGCGGGCCCGTGGTTTATCCCGAGGTACCCTCCATCATCCTGACCCCGATCTGTCCCTTCACCCTGACCAACCGGCCATTGCTCATTCCGGATCATACCCAGGTCGAAATCAGCCTGAAAGGCAGCCCCGAGGATATGATCCTGACTCTGGACGGCCAGGAGGGTTTTGATATGGATACCTGCGACAGGATATACATTCAAAAAAGCAATCATAGCGTGAAAATGCTTTCCTTTGAACCCCACTCCTATTTCAAGGTGCTCAAGACGCGGCTGCACTGGAGCGGGGGCAGATCCTGA
- a CDS encoding ATP-binding protein: MKLGFKGKMLVGFFVLLMVQGMVIFFWFSQAMKASVLDEIKNQGISTGTSLAVGLVEPLLAMDYLRMKLLVDETTRLSNDIFYTFVLDPEGRILTHTFKNGFPVALKTVNPFFRTNGFSLKLLDTGHQKIYDYAVPITVNQDLLGILRLGLSHTRAEEVVDQVLISTIIIMVLAIFLAGLVGTLLANPVIRSIKKLHDSSEQALRGNLNIHTAPTLAKNCWDIMNCDRTECPAYKNYHHRCWYLAGTLCPTCVGGEYAKKIESCKNCRVYRQCSGDEIQSLAESFDAMTLSLKGNLSDLKKAEKILNDQKARLQTILDAIPDFISLQNAQGRYVSVNKAFCDMLGRSQNQIVGRFNKDLFPSAIAKRYDEEDRSVLLSGTPLVKENRIKDSRGKKWLHVVKVPVPGKDLKSIGLVCSGRDISVFKEVQDQLTHAQKMESVGRLAAGVAHEINTPLGIILGYGQLLLEDVEKEGQVHQDVLAIVKQTKICAKIVKDLLNFSRSSESVTSHFDIHTALEEVMEVVEHTFSLNHVTIRPSFHPSPLYLNGDKEKIKQVFINLLHNAFDAIDSNGQIFVSTGEAEQGSQMNISVTDTGCGIDKKNLQKIFDPFYTTKGPDKGTGLGLSVTFGIIKEHKGTIKAYSPPSDKSLSQGTEFVVLLPLDKEPAKGEQDG, translated from the coding sequence ATGAAGCTTGGTTTCAAGGGAAAAATGCTGGTGGGCTTTTTTGTCCTGCTCATGGTCCAGGGCATGGTTATCTTTTTCTGGTTCAGCCAAGCCATGAAGGCCTCGGTGCTGGATGAAATTAAAAACCAGGGAATTTCCACAGGCACCAGTCTGGCCGTAGGGTTGGTGGAACCGCTACTGGCCATGGATTACCTGCGCATGAAGCTTTTAGTTGATGAAACCACAAGACTGAGCAACGATATTTTCTATACCTTTGTTCTGGACCCCGAGGGCCGTATTCTGACCCACACCTTTAAAAACGGATTTCCAGTGGCACTTAAAACCGTCAACCCGTTCTTCCGGACCAACGGTTTTTCACTCAAGCTTCTGGACACAGGCCACCAAAAAATTTATGACTACGCCGTTCCCATTACCGTCAACCAGGATCTTCTGGGTATCCTTCGTTTAGGACTTTCCCATACCCGGGCAGAAGAGGTGGTCGACCAGGTTTTGATTTCCACCATCATTATCATGGTATTGGCCATTTTCCTGGCAGGGCTGGTAGGCACCTTGCTGGCCAACCCGGTGATTCGGAGCATCAAAAAACTGCATGATTCATCGGAACAGGCCTTGCGCGGCAATCTTAACATTCACACCGCCCCGACCCTTGCAAAAAACTGCTGGGATATCATGAATTGTGACCGTACCGAATGCCCGGCCTATAAAAACTATCATCACAGGTGCTGGTACCTGGCCGGCACCCTGTGCCCCACCTGCGTGGGAGGAGAATATGCCAAAAAGATCGAATCCTGCAAAAACTGCCGGGTATATCGACAATGCTCAGGAGACGAAATCCAGAGTCTGGCCGAAAGTTTTGACGCCATGACCCTGTCTTTGAAGGGCAATTTGTCCGACCTGAAAAAAGCAGAAAAAATTCTCAATGATCAGAAAGCCCGGCTTCAGACCATTTTGGACGCAATTCCGGATTTTATCTCTCTACAAAATGCCCAGGGACGGTATGTATCAGTGAACAAGGCCTTCTGCGACATGCTGGGCAGATCCCAGAACCAAATCGTAGGCAGGTTCAATAAGGACCTTTTTCCTTCCGCCATTGCCAAACGTTATGATGAGGAGGATCGTTCGGTCCTCTTGTCCGGCACCCCCCTGGTCAAGGAGAATCGGATCAAAGATTCCCGGGGCAAAAAATGGCTCCACGTGGTTAAAGTTCCGGTCCCGGGAAAAGACCTCAAGTCCATAGGACTGGTCTGCAGCGGCAGGGATATCTCCGTGTTCAAAGAGGTCCAGGACCAACTCACCCACGCCCAGAAAATGGAGTCCGTTGGGCGCCTGGCCGCAGGTGTGGCCCATGAAATCAACACCCCGCTGGGTATTATTCTGGGATACGGCCAGCTGCTGCTCGAGGATGTGGAGAAAGAGGGACAGGTCCACCAGGATGTGTTAGCCATTGTCAAACAAACCAAAATCTGCGCAAAAATTGTCAAGGATCTGCTCAACTTTTCCAGGTCCAGCGAAAGCGTGACCTCGCACTTTGATATTCATACCGCCCTTGAAGAAGTCATGGAGGTGGTGGAACATACCTTTAGCCTGAATCATGTCACCATACGCCCCAGCTTCCACCCAAGCCCCCTGTATTTAAACGGGGACAAAGAAAAGATCAAACAGGTTTTTATCAATCTGCTCCACAACGCCTTTGACGCCATTGACAGCAATGGACAAATTTTTGTCAGCACCGGAGAAGCGGAACAGGGCAGTCAGATGAATATTTCTGTTACAGATACCGGATGCGGCATTGATAAAAAGAACCTGCAAAAAATATTTGACCCCTTTTACACGACCAAAGGGCCGGACAAGGGAACGGGGCTGGGCCTTTCAGTCACCTTCGGCATTATCAAAGAGCACAAAGGGACAATCAAGGCATACTCTCCCCCATCAGATAAATCCCTGTCCCAGGGCACGGAATTTGTAGTACTTTTGCCCCTGGACAAAGAACCTGCGAAAGGAGAACAAGATGGCTGA
- a CDS encoding phosphate/phosphite/phosphonate ABC transporter substrate-binding protein, protein MVIFRTLFTTVLLILLAGCGDDEPVVKVDLSRTEQVTFTEEPDQITYAYLPQYSHTVSYTRHHGLINYLRKKTGLNLKQIFPDTFDQHMKMVGNRQIDISFSNPLIYVKIAQRYGARAFALIVEGTGEHSFRGQIITRKNNQAIQSLEDCKGKRWIAVDPSSAGGYLFPLGHFFKQGIFADDFKAIDFAPGPGGKQEKVILAVFTGRYDIGTIREGALDVVAGRIDVSKIRILSRTQTYPGWVYAARKGLAPDNLDKIKKALVALDFNQQDHREILEAADFFKVIPAGDEDFHAVRELMDTLGMELTP, encoded by the coding sequence ATGGTGATCTTTAGAACACTCTTTACTACTGTTCTGCTTATCCTGCTTGCCGGCTGCGGTGATGATGAACCCGTGGTCAAGGTGGATTTAAGCCGGACCGAACAGGTGACCTTCACAGAAGAGCCTGATCAGATTACCTACGCTTACTTGCCCCAGTATTCCCATACGGTCTCATACACCCGCCACCACGGCCTGATCAACTACTTGAGAAAAAAAACCGGGCTGAATCTCAAGCAGATCTTCCCAGATACCTTTGACCAGCATATGAAGATGGTAGGAAACAGGCAGATCGACATCTCTTTTTCCAATCCTTTAATCTATGTCAAAATTGCCCAAAGATACGGGGCCAGGGCCTTTGCCCTGATTGTCGAAGGCACGGGTGAACACAGTTTCAGAGGTCAAATCATCACCCGGAAAAACAACCAGGCCATCCAAAGCCTTGAGGACTGCAAGGGCAAAAGATGGATTGCTGTGGATCCCTCATCGGCAGGCGGTTACCTTTTTCCCCTGGGGCATTTTTTCAAACAAGGCATTTTCGCCGATGATTTCAAAGCCATCGATTTTGCCCCCGGCCCCGGGGGCAAGCAGGAGAAGGTGATCCTTGCCGTGTTTACCGGCCGATACGATATCGGAACCATACGGGAGGGGGCTTTGGATGTGGTCGCCGGCAGAATTGATGTGTCAAAGATCCGAATATTGTCCCGAACCCAAACCTATCCAGGATGGGTATATGCCGCCAGGAAAGGTCTGGCCCCAGACAACCTGGATAAAATAAAAAAGGCGTTGGTGGCGTTGGATTTTAATCAGCAGGACCATCGGGAGATACTGGAAGCGGCTGATTTTTTCAAAGTGATTCCAGCCGGAGATGAGGATTTTCACGCAGTTAGAGAACTGATGGATACCCTCGGCATGGAGTTAACCCCATGA